From the genome of Desulfonatronum thioautotrophicum, one region includes:
- a CDS encoding aspartate-semialdehyde dehydrogenase, protein MHAKQLRVGVVGATGAVGREMLKILEQRTFPAGIVRALASSRSAGREIPFMGGQLTVEELGEDSFHDLDLALFSAGGSISEQYAPIAARSGCVVVDNSSAWRMDPEVPLVVPEVNPDDLAWHKGIIANPNCSTIQMVVVLKPLHDAGKIKRVVVSTYQAVSGTGQKAIEELESQVRQMFNMQEPEAKVYPHQIAFNCLPHIDVFLDNDYTREEMKMVLETRKIMGDADIRLTATTVRVPVFYGHSESVNVETEKKISAAEARGILSQAPGVQVLDNPGEKIYPMPIHAAGEDLTFVGRIREDESIANGLNLWIVADNLRKGAALNTVQIAEVLVDRDLVRV, encoded by the coding sequence ATGCATGCCAAGCAGTTGCGAGTCGGAGTGGTGGGTGCCACCGGAGCAGTGGGCCGGGAGATGCTGAAGATCCTGGAGCAGCGTACGTTTCCCGCTGGGATTGTCCGCGCCCTGGCGTCATCCCGATCCGCCGGCCGGGAAATCCCCTTTATGGGTGGACAGCTGACCGTGGAGGAACTTGGAGAAGATTCGTTTCATGACCTGGATCTGGCCTTGTTTTCCGCCGGAGGGAGCATTTCCGAGCAATACGCCCCCATCGCGGCCCGATCCGGATGCGTGGTGGTGGATAATTCCAGCGCCTGGCGCATGGACCCGGAGGTGCCTCTGGTGGTTCCGGAAGTGAATCCGGATGATCTGGCGTGGCACAAAGGAATCATCGCCAATCCCAATTGTTCGACAATCCAGATGGTCGTGGTGCTCAAGCCCTTGCACGACGCGGGAAAGATCAAGCGCGTGGTGGTCTCCACCTACCAGGCTGTTTCCGGAACCGGGCAGAAGGCCATCGAGGAGTTGGAGTCCCAGGTGCGCCAGATGTTCAACATGCAGGAGCCCGAAGCAAAGGTTTATCCGCACCAGATAGCCTTCAACTGCCTGCCGCATATCGATGTGTTTCTGGATAACGACTATACCAGGGAAGAGATGAAAATGGTCCTGGAAACCCGAAAGATCATGGGTGATGCGGACATCCGGTTGACGGCCACGACGGTCCGGGTGCCGGTCTTCTACGGTCACAGCGAGTCCGTCAACGTCGAAACGGAGAAAAAGATCTCCGCGGCCGAGGCCCGGGGCATCCTCAGTCAGGCGCCCGGCGTGCAGGTTTTGGACAACCCTGGGGAAAAAATCTATCCCATGCCCATCCATGCAGCCGGAGAGGATCTGACCTTTGTCGGGCGTATCCGTGAGGACGAGTCCATCGCCAACGGACTCAACCTTTGGATTGTGGCGGATAATTTACGGAAAGGGGCGGCATTGAACACGGTACAGATTGCCGAGGTGCTGGTGGACCGTGATCTGGTTCGGGTGTAG
- the metF gene encoding methylenetetrahydrofolate reductase [NAD(P)H], translating to MKIRELLEKPLRSKISLEFFPPKDRANWPKFFNTVQKLQAVDPLFVSVTYGAGGSTQAATLEIVTTLKRDFGMEPMAHLTCVGASSEALREFLDDLIRADVRNVMALRGDPPQGESKFIPSDDGFRYASDLVQFIAVRYPDIGIGVAGYPEGHPEAVGLKEDLDFLRMKLALGGDFVVTQLFFDNAVYWDFVRRAQAIGVNKPIVPGIMPIFSLKFIQRITSMCGSSLPSGFMRDLEEADAKGGDAAVQDVGMAHAAGQIQDLLDNGVPAVHLYTMNRSDGCLRILEQVRC from the coding sequence GTGAAGATCAGAGAATTGTTGGAAAAACCATTGCGGTCAAAGATTTCCCTGGAATTTTTCCCTCCCAAGGATCGGGCCAACTGGCCGAAGTTTTTCAATACCGTCCAGAAACTGCAGGCTGTTGACCCGCTGTTCGTCTCGGTAACCTATGGTGCGGGTGGCAGCACGCAGGCTGCAACCCTGGAAATCGTGACCACCCTGAAACGGGACTTTGGCATGGAGCCCATGGCGCACCTGACGTGCGTCGGGGCCTCCAGCGAGGCTTTACGCGAGTTTTTGGATGACCTGATCCGGGCCGACGTGCGCAATGTCATGGCGCTGCGAGGTGATCCGCCCCAAGGGGAAAGCAAGTTCATTCCCTCGGACGATGGGTTTCGGTACGCATCCGATTTGGTGCAATTCATTGCCGTGCGTTATCCGGATATCGGCATCGGTGTGGCCGGCTACCCAGAGGGACATCCCGAGGCTGTGGGGCTGAAAGAGGATTTGGATTTCCTGCGAATGAAGCTGGCACTGGGAGGTGACTTCGTGGTGACCCAACTCTTTTTTGACAATGCCGTCTACTGGGACTTTGTGCGTCGCGCTCAGGCCATTGGAGTGAATAAGCCCATTGTGCCCGGGATCATGCCGATATTCAGTCTGAAGTTCATTCAGCGGATAACCTCCATGTGCGGATCGAGCCTGCCATCCGGATTTATGCGGGATTTGGAAGAAGCCGACGCGAAAGGCGGGGACGCGGCGGTCCAGGATGTGGGGATGGCCCATGCCGCCGGCCAGATCCAGGATCTTTTGGACAATGGTGTTCCGGCTGTGCATCTGTACACCATGAACCGGTCCGACGGATGTCTGCGGATCCTGGAGCAGGTGCGGTGCTGA
- the arfB gene encoding alternative ribosome rescue aminoacyl-tRNA hydrolase ArfB, with protein sequence MPAPPSPDQLERSPDIELEFLRSSGPGGQNVNKVSTAVRLRFNVISTPLLHEDVRRRLIALAGSRMTEQGEMLIEARRFRTQERNRADALQRLAELIAAAWQTPRPRRATKPTRAAKQRRLDLKKRRGCVKQSRKTVCKENE encoded by the coding sequence ATGCCAGCGCCCCCATCACCCGACCAACTTGAACGTTCCCCTGACATTGAGCTGGAATTTTTGCGCAGTTCAGGACCAGGGGGGCAAAATGTGAACAAGGTTTCCACGGCGGTACGTCTGCGGTTTAACGTCATCTCCACGCCGCTGCTGCACGAGGATGTTCGACGGCGGTTGATCGCTTTGGCCGGCAGCCGGATGACCGAGCAAGGAGAAATGCTTATCGAAGCTCGCCGATTCCGCACCCAGGAGCGCAACCGCGCCGATGCCCTGCAGCGTCTGGCGGAATTGATCGCCGCAGCGTGGCAGACACCCCGCCCGCGCCGTGCCACCAAGCCCACTCGGGCGGCCAAGCAGCGCCGCCTGGACCTGAAAAAACGCCGTGGATGCGTCAAACAGTCCCGCAAAACTGTCTGCAAGGAGAATGAGTGA
- a CDS encoding lipid II:glycine glycyltransferase FemX, whose amino-acid sequence MTLQLAPKTIQSLLPTDILFQSDYWAHVKSRLGCRPMAFDILAPAPDSRAHAHAQKSSRKRRGDVLVLLHPVGNGSLGAFIPQGPEQAPPTDSRGHYLEELSEALTRHLDPSVAFIRYDLPWQSSYTREMRDGHWTAFPEPRIREMRMNIGTRHWNLRKAEMDMTVASSMVVDIGRPEEEILAGMKPKTRYNIGLAHRKGVTVARADTDNLPAFYELYCQTARRNGFPICAYRHFTALFQAHAQKPGTSELLFLLAGHAGNLLAGAIIAISGRTAVFLHGASATINRRLMGSHALHWAGMQTARSLGCTRYDMGAVSPGVAPDHPFYGLFRFKTGFGGTIELRSGSWDYPLNEDVYHAYRNADALSRDGGL is encoded by the coding sequence ATGACTCTCCAACTTGCACCCAAAACGATCCAATCCTTGCTGCCCACGGACATTCTCTTCCAGTCCGACTATTGGGCCCATGTCAAGTCTCGCCTGGGTTGTCGGCCCATGGCCTTTGACATTCTCGCTCCTGCCCCGGATTCCCGAGCGCATGCCCATGCCCAAAAATCCTCCAGAAAACGCAGAGGAGATGTCCTGGTTCTGCTTCACCCCGTAGGCAACGGCAGCCTGGGGGCCTTCATTCCCCAAGGGCCGGAACAGGCTCCGCCAACTGACAGCCGCGGCCATTACCTTGAAGAACTCTCCGAAGCCTTGACCCGGCATCTGGATCCTTCCGTGGCTTTCATTCGCTATGACCTGCCATGGCAGTCATCGTATACCAGGGAAATGCGCGATGGACATTGGACAGCCTTTCCCGAACCACGCATCCGGGAAATGCGGATGAACATCGGTACCAGACACTGGAATCTGCGCAAGGCGGAAATGGACATGACCGTGGCCAGCTCCATGGTGGTGGACATCGGCCGCCCGGAAGAGGAGATTCTGGCCGGGATGAAACCAAAGACCCGCTATAATATCGGCCTGGCCCACCGCAAAGGCGTCACAGTGGCCCGGGCCGATACGGACAATCTGCCCGCATTTTATGAGTTGTACTGTCAGACAGCCCGCCGAAACGGTTTCCCGATCTGCGCGTACCGTCACTTCACGGCCCTGTTTCAGGCCCACGCCCAAAAACCCGGCACATCGGAACTGCTTTTTCTGCTGGCCGGGCATGCAGGGAATCTGTTGGCCGGAGCGATCATCGCCATTTCCGGCAGGACCGCCGTTTTCCTGCACGGCGCCTCAGCCACGATCAATCGCCGCCTGATGGGCTCCCACGCCCTGCACTGGGCCGGAATGCAAACTGCCCGATCCTTGGGCTGCACCCGTTACGACATGGGAGCAGTATCTCCCGGGGTCGCTCCGGATCATCCGTTCTATGGCTTGTTTCGCTTTAAGACCGGCTTCGGCGGGACCATTGAACTGCGCAGTGGTTCCTGGGACTACCCTCTCAACGAGGACGTTTACCATGCATATCGCAACGCGGACGCGCTTTCCCGAGACGGGGGGCTTTAG
- a CDS encoding glycosyltransferase family 9 protein: METSSPKFLIIKPSSLGDIVHGLLVAQMIKVGLPQARIDWVCRDIFAPLVARCPVVDNILLFKRHHGLRGFLGLLREMRQREYTHVLDMQGLARSAVIARSAKAGKIIGRSDAREGARFAYHLRAPLPSRDRSVHAVAILAEFLPLLGLPRDVMPRLSFRAPGCHDESPLQNGVPIVPALHNEQRASCSKQLAKRSILLFPESSRPEKNWPGYGLLTSLLLKTMPEMGVVWAGAKSMPSPSMPTQACFLNMTGQTSLAELPDLLSQACLVVGNDSGPLHLAAAMGIPTLALFGPTSPTRYRPYPGDDQTNRVLRAPQEDMRLLQAEAALASILDML; the protein is encoded by the coding sequence ATGGAAACGTCTTCTCCAAAATTTCTGATCATCAAACCCTCGTCCCTCGGGGATATTGTCCATGGCCTGCTTGTCGCCCAGATGATCAAAGTTGGACTACCTCAAGCACGTATCGACTGGGTCTGCCGGGACATTTTCGCACCACTGGTGGCAAGGTGTCCGGTGGTGGACAATATTCTGCTCTTTAAGCGCCATCACGGCCTGCGCGGATTCCTGGGGTTGCTCCGCGAAATGCGGCAACGAGAGTATACTCATGTACTGGATATGCAAGGGCTGGCCCGCAGCGCCGTGATTGCCCGTTCAGCCAAGGCAGGTAAGATCATCGGCCGCAGCGATGCACGTGAAGGGGCCCGGTTTGCATATCACCTGCGCGCTCCGCTGCCGTCGCGGGATCGCAGTGTCCACGCCGTGGCAATCCTGGCCGAGTTTTTACCCCTGCTGGGCCTGCCCAGGGACGTCATGCCTCGGCTGTCCTTTCGGGCTCCCGGTTGTCACGACGAATCCCCCTTGCAGAATGGTGTGCCCATCGTCCCTGCCCTGCATAACGAACAACGAGCAAGCTGCTCAAAACAGCTTGCGAAAAGATCAATCCTGCTTTTTCCCGAAAGCAGCCGACCCGAAAAAAACTGGCCGGGCTACGGCCTGCTCACCAGTCTGCTGCTCAAAACCATGCCAGAAATGGGCGTTGTCTGGGCCGGCGCCAAGTCCATGCCTTCCCCCTCGATGCCGACACAAGCCTGTTTCCTGAACATGACCGGGCAGACATCTCTGGCAGAGCTTCCGGATCTGCTCTCTCAGGCCTGTCTGGTGGTGGGCAACGACAGTGGCCCGCTGCACTTGGCAGCGGCCATGGGCATCCCGACCCTGGCCCTGTTCGGCCCCACAAGCCCGACTCGCTATCGCCCCTATCCTGGAGACGATCAAACCAACCGTGTACTGCGCGCACCGCAAGAAGACATGCGCCTTTTGCAAGCGGAGGCGGCCCTGGCATCCATCCTGGACATGCTCTAG
- a CDS encoding (deoxy)nucleoside triphosphate pyrophosphohydrolase — translation MKTGSPLNVVAAVIWRDGRYLAVQRPAGKLMAGYWEFPGGKVEQGESLEQALVRELSEELAITAVDFFLWRQVAHAYPDLEVLLHVFWVTSFHGKPLPLENQSMLWVEPGGELPPFLQADLEIVAELATVSLSRI, via the coding sequence ATGAAAACAGGATCACCCTTGAATGTGGTGGCTGCGGTGATCTGGCGTGATGGCCGGTATCTGGCCGTTCAGCGGCCTGCGGGGAAGCTAATGGCCGGATACTGGGAGTTTCCTGGTGGCAAGGTGGAGCAGGGCGAATCTCTGGAGCAGGCCTTGGTCCGGGAACTGAGTGAAGAGCTGGCTATCACCGCTGTGGACTTTTTCCTATGGCGACAGGTCGCACATGCATACCCGGACCTGGAAGTTCTTTTGCACGTTTTCTGGGTAACATCCTTTCATGGAAAGCCGTTGCCGCTGGAGAATCAGTCCATGCTGTGGGTTGAGCCAGGGGGTGAGTTGCCTCCTTTTCTGCAAGCCGATTTGGAGATTGTTGCGGAGTTGGCAACGGTGTCATTGTCGCGAATCTGA
- a CDS encoding metallophosphoesterase, with protein MTFFLIAGLVYLAMHLLVWARAGVQLGLGVRSWLTGLPAVLFLTATPFLAYLIPADWYQPLVRTLWWVVFVWMGMIFYLFWLQLLSLVMEGLTRFLPTTMTHRFPRGPRQLGMVLVLATIIVLYGLYAATQWDKPHIAIKTPLVTENTRIVLVSDTHFGVMTRQAWVERLVDVINSLEPDLVLLAGDQINDHPEWLAPKAAAVTRLESRLGVFGVLGNHEFYVGYSDSRAFHDLAEITLLRNETLILPETGIQLIGIDDPTWGFMDRKFMIHHLDNLAPRLSSQHFQVLLTHRPWAWDEKAVPLGIPLMVAGHTHGGQIFPFHWFVRLQHKYIAGHFQQTESHLYVTTGAGTWGPPLRIGARSEIVTIDLVRTE; from the coding sequence GTGACATTTTTTTTGATTGCCGGCCTAGTCTATTTGGCCATGCATTTGCTTGTCTGGGCCCGAGCCGGGGTGCAGCTCGGGCTGGGGGTTCGAAGCTGGCTCACCGGTTTGCCGGCAGTTTTGTTCCTGACCGCGACCCCTTTCCTGGCCTACTTGATTCCGGCGGATTGGTACCAACCGCTGGTGCGTACGTTGTGGTGGGTGGTTTTTGTCTGGATGGGGATGATCTTTTATCTGTTCTGGCTCCAACTCCTGAGCCTGGTTATGGAAGGTCTGACCAGGTTTCTGCCGACAACCATGACGCACCGGTTCCCCCGCGGACCACGCCAGTTGGGTATGGTCCTGGTGCTGGCCACGATCATCGTGCTTTACGGCCTGTACGCCGCGACACAGTGGGATAAACCTCACATAGCCATCAAAACCCCACTGGTCACCGAGAATACCCGGATCGTTCTGGTCAGTGACACCCATTTCGGAGTGATGACCCGGCAGGCCTGGGTGGAGCGACTCGTGGACGTCATCAACAGCCTGGAACCGGATCTCGTGCTCCTGGCCGGTGACCAGATCAACGACCACCCGGAATGGCTGGCACCCAAGGCCGCGGCAGTGACCCGACTGGAATCGCGCCTTGGTGTGTTTGGCGTTCTGGGCAATCATGAGTTCTATGTCGGCTATTCGGACAGCAGGGCGTTTCACGATCTGGCCGAAATCACCCTGCTGCGCAACGAGACGTTGATCCTCCCGGAAACAGGCATTCAGCTGATTGGCATCGACGACCCCACGTGGGGCTTCATGGATCGAAAATTCATGATCCACCACCTTGACAACCTCGCCCCCAGACTCTCATCGCAACACTTTCAGGTCCTGCTTACCCACCGTCCCTGGGCCTGGGATGAAAAAGCCGTGCCTCTGGGCATCCCCCTGATGGTCGCGGGCCATACCCACGGCGGGCAGATCTTCCCCTTCCATTGGTTTGTCCGCCTCCAACACAAATATATTGCCGGCCATTTTCAGCAAACCGAAAGCCATCTTTATGTGACCACCGGTGCAGGCACCTGGGGCCCACCGCTACGTATCGGCGCGCGTTCCGAAATCGTGACCATCGACCTTGTCCGTACCGAATAA
- a CDS encoding type II secretion system F family protein, with amino-acid sequence MAIFIYKGRNKVGRRVKGDFDAPTLEMAENALRRRGFTQLKVKPKPKDLLEGTFLEGRITDRDMVVFSRQFSTMINAGVPILQSLQIMCEQTENKLLRRVLYSVRNDIEGGSSLFDAMRKHPKVFTDLYANMVNAGEAGGVLDVILLRLADYLEKAARLKAKVKSAMVYPAVVVTVAVAVIAIILMFVIPTFETMFADFGAALPLPTQIVINMSRFTQDNIVYMIVGAVAFAIIAKRLYRIERFKIMVDFWVLTLPVFGPLLRKVAVARFGRTLSTMVSSGVPILGALDIVARTSGNKTVERGVLESKKSIAEGQTLADPLEATGVFPPMVVQMISIGETTGNLDHMLAKIADFYDNEVDVAVETLTSLLEPIMIVFLGVVVGGLVVSMYLPIFQIGETIM; translated from the coding sequence ATGGCCATATTTATCTACAAAGGTCGCAACAAGGTAGGTCGCAGGGTCAAGGGGGATTTTGATGCCCCGACCCTGGAAATGGCGGAGAACGCCCTGCGCCGTCGCGGATTCACTCAGCTCAAGGTCAAGCCCAAGCCCAAGGATTTGCTGGAGGGCACATTTCTTGAGGGGCGGATTACCGACAGGGACATGGTTGTTTTCAGCCGACAGTTTTCCACAATGATCAACGCCGGGGTACCCATTCTGCAGTCCCTGCAGATCATGTGCGAGCAGACGGAAAACAAGCTCTTGCGTCGGGTTCTGTATTCCGTGCGCAACGACATTGAGGGAGGCAGTTCCCTGTTCGATGCCATGCGCAAGCATCCCAAGGTGTTCACCGACCTGTACGCCAATATGGTCAACGCCGGAGAAGCCGGCGGCGTGTTGGACGTTATTCTGCTCCGCTTGGCGGACTATCTGGAAAAAGCGGCCAGACTCAAGGCCAAGGTCAAGTCCGCCATGGTCTACCCGGCCGTGGTGGTCACGGTGGCTGTTGCGGTTATCGCCATCATCCTGATGTTCGTCATCCCGACATTTGAAACCATGTTCGCGGATTTCGGCGCGGCCCTGCCTTTGCCGACCCAAATCGTCATCAACATGAGCCGGTTCACGCAGGACAACATAGTATATATGATTGTTGGCGCCGTAGCCTTTGCGATCATCGCCAAAAGGCTGTACCGGATTGAGCGGTTCAAGATCATGGTGGACTTCTGGGTGTTAACCCTTCCTGTTTTCGGCCCGTTGTTGCGCAAGGTCGCCGTGGCCCGATTCGGGCGAACTTTGAGCACGATGGTTTCCAGCGGGGTGCCGATTCTGGGCGCCCTGGATATCGTCGCCCGCACCTCCGGTAACAAGACAGTGGAGCGAGGCGTCCTGGAATCCAAGAAAAGTATTGCCGAGGGGCAGACGCTGGCCGACCCCTTGGAGGCAACCGGTGTTTTTCCGCCCATGGTCGTTCAGATGATTTCCATTGGCGAAACGACCGGGAATTTGGATCACATGCTGGCCAAGATCGCCGACTTCTACGACAATGAAGTAGATGTGGCCGTGGAGACGTTGACCTCGTTGTTGGAGCCAATAATGATCGTCTTTCTCGGAGTCGTGGTGGGAGGCCTAGTGGTGAGCATGTATTTGCCGATCTTTCAGATCGGTGAGACCATCATGTAG
- a CDS encoding 3-deoxy-D-manno-octulosonic acid transferase, which produces MLLLYRLLFPVALLALLPLYLPRMLRRGGYFQHFGQRLGRVPKLPAKSAGAQRIWVHAVSVGELLALGPLLDLLRQEHPSAQIVMTTTTSTGYALAERKYGPNLTYLGYFPLDFWPMSRRTWERLQPDLCLLMEGELWPEHLHQARIRQIPALLINARISERSFRRWRSLPPLLRTPLVMVTTFVAASDEDARRFALLGVSEDRIQVGGNLKLDFSPAPILDPTALDLLRRELGLRSAEGNTRSVPPALVLAGASTWPGEEEMLTRVVRQLEGQGISCQLLLIPRHAERRAEIRKQLSKEGRRVHFRTSGPASGPVDVVVADTTGEVVLLLQTADVVFVGKSMDPHRGGQNPIEAAALGKAVLFGPNMQNFRAVVGSMLEAGAGRCVRDEAELAQAVAELLGCRKARDAMGQAARQWHQASTGATRRTAEVVNRFLGPAIPKPRC; this is translated from the coding sequence ATGCTTCTGCTTTATCGCCTGCTGTTTCCGGTGGCTTTGTTGGCGCTCTTGCCGCTGTACCTGCCACGCATGCTCCGGCGAGGCGGGTATTTTCAGCATTTTGGCCAGCGCCTGGGACGGGTGCCAAAATTGCCTGCAAAGTCTGCCGGGGCGCAACGTATCTGGGTTCATGCCGTAAGCGTCGGAGAACTGCTGGCCCTGGGACCGTTGCTGGATCTGTTGCGCCAAGAACATCCATCGGCCCAGATCGTGATGACAACCACCACCAGCACGGGCTATGCACTGGCGGAACGCAAATACGGTCCAAACCTGACCTATCTTGGGTATTTCCCACTGGATTTTTGGCCGATGAGTCGACGGACCTGGGAACGCCTTCAGCCGGACCTGTGCCTTTTGATGGAGGGAGAACTCTGGCCGGAGCATTTGCACCAGGCCAGAATTCGCCAAATACCGGCCCTGCTGATCAATGCCCGGATCTCCGAACGGTCTTTTCGCCGATGGCGATCTCTCCCTCCTCTGCTGCGCACTCCTCTGGTCATGGTGACCACGTTTGTGGCCGCCTCGGACGAGGATGCTCGCCGGTTTGCTTTGCTGGGTGTTTCGGAGGACCGCATTCAGGTCGGCGGAAATCTCAAGCTGGACTTTTCACCTGCGCCGATCCTGGACCCGACTGCCTTGGACCTTTTGCGACGGGAGTTGGGCCTTCGTTCTGCAGAGGGAAACACGAGGAGTGTTCCGCCAGCCCTGGTCCTGGCTGGGGCGTCCACCTGGCCCGGAGAGGAGGAGATGCTGACCAGGGTGGTCCGGCAGTTGGAAGGCCAGGGTATTTCTTGTCAGTTGCTGTTGATTCCTCGGCATGCCGAGCGCCGTGCCGAAATCCGCAAACAGCTGAGCAAAGAGGGACGGCGAGTGCACTTTCGGACATCAGGGCCGGCCAGTGGCCCGGTGGACGTGGTTGTCGCCGACACCACCGGAGAGGTGGTTCTGCTGCTCCAAACCGCGGATGTGGTTTTCGTCGGTAAAAGCATGGACCCGCATAGAGGCGGGCAGAATCCGATTGAGGCTGCGGCTTTGGGCAAGGCCGTGCTCTTTGGTCCGAATATGCAAAATTTTCGGGCTGTTGTTGGCTCGATGCTCGAGGCCGGTGCGGGAAGGTGCGTGAGAGATGAGGCCGAGTTGGCCCAAGCTGTGGCCGAGCTGTTGGGATGCCGGAAGGCACGGGATGCCATGGGCCAAGCGGCTCGGCAGTGGCATCAGGCCAGCACCGGAGCCACACGGCGCACGGCGGAGGTGGTCAACCGTTTTCTTGGACCGGCTATTCCCAAGCCGCGTTGCTAG
- a CDS encoding radical SAM protein: MNPQPGYTQLHAQGILRDRAAAALESLRSCTICPRQCRVNRLEGELGFCRIGRLAKVASFSPHFGEEGPLVGSGGSGTIFFAQCNLACVFCQNHDISHHGEDAPEAEPEQLAAIMLQLQNQGVHNINFVTPSHVVPQILEALPIAAELGLHLPLVYNSSGYDSLEALRLLDGVVDIYMPDAKFFYPDAAKKYCQAEDYPQRAREALREMHRQVGDLELDENGIAIRGLLVRHLVMPGNLAGTKDWLNFLARKISPDTYLNIMDQYRPCADAGNFPELDRSPTGKEFDRALQDAVQAGITRLDQRKSHLAERLWRALG, translated from the coding sequence ATGAACCCACAGCCAGGATACACTCAACTCCACGCCCAGGGAATCTTACGGGACCGGGCTGCCGCGGCCCTGGAGTCACTCCGTTCCTGCACCATCTGCCCCAGACAGTGCCGGGTGAACCGACTCGAAGGGGAACTGGGCTTTTGTCGCATTGGTCGCCTGGCCAAGGTGGCCAGCTTCAGCCCGCACTTTGGAGAGGAAGGGCCATTGGTGGGCAGCGGCGGGTCCGGAACGATCTTTTTCGCCCAATGCAACCTGGCCTGCGTCTTTTGTCAGAACCACGACATCAGCCACCACGGCGAGGACGCTCCGGAGGCCGAACCGGAACAACTGGCCGCGATCATGCTCCAACTGCAGAACCAAGGCGTACACAACATCAATTTCGTCACCCCGTCCCATGTCGTTCCCCAAATCCTTGAAGCCCTGCCCATAGCCGCGGAACTGGGCTTGCATCTGCCCCTGGTGTACAACTCCAGCGGCTACGACAGCCTGGAAGCACTGCGCCTCCTGGACGGCGTTGTGGACATCTACATGCCCGACGCCAAATTCTTCTACCCTGACGCCGCGAAAAAATATTGTCAGGCGGAAGATTATCCACAGCGGGCCCGGGAGGCTCTCCGGGAAATGCATCGCCAGGTGGGTGACCTGGAGCTGGACGAAAATGGCATTGCAATCCGGGGTCTGCTGGTCCGCCATCTGGTCATGCCCGGCAACCTGGCCGGGACAAAAGACTGGTTAAACTTCCTGGCTCGAAAAATCTCTCCAGACACCTATCTAAACATCATGGACCAGTACCGGCCTTGCGCAGACGCCGGCAATTTCCCGGAATTGGACCGCTCCCCCACCGGCAAGGAATTCGACCGGGCTCTGCAGGATGCGGTCCAAGCCGGGATCACCCGGCTGGACCAAAGGAAGTCGCACCTTGCCGAGCGCTTGTGGCGCGCTTTGGGTTGA
- a CDS encoding aminotransferase class IV — MLAVVNDPNAYMERMLQAPRPGISEVMAFYDHRVGVIGTDPRLMLLPLDDHMVHRGDGVFETMKFVERKLYQLEPHLERLRFSARSIHLDPPCPWGDMKTMILEVAKAANSDQGMVRLLLGRGPGGFGIDARECPKASLYIVAYALHPRPESVYEQGVTASRCSMPAKRGLMAKIKSVNYLPNVLMKREAVQSGCDYSLCFDEEGFLAEGAVENVCLVDAQGRLVVPELNSALTGTTLMRALDAVKDEMPVIFRQVAEDDVYLAREVILLGTTIDALSVVRFNKKPIHDVRPGPVSQRMRQFLIQDLRNTGIAV, encoded by the coding sequence ATGCTAGCTGTTGTCAATGATCCTAATGCGTATATGGAGCGGATGCTTCAGGCGCCCAGGCCGGGAATCAGCGAAGTCATGGCCTTTTACGACCACCGAGTCGGGGTGATCGGCACGGACCCGCGATTGATGCTGCTCCCCCTGGACGACCATATGGTGCATCGGGGGGACGGTGTGTTCGAGACCATGAAATTCGTGGAGCGTAAGCTCTACCAGCTTGAACCGCACCTGGAGCGGCTGAGGTTTTCAGCCCGTTCGATCCACCTGGACCCACCGTGTCCCTGGGGGGACATGAAGACCATGATTCTGGAGGTGGCCAAGGCAGCGAACAGCGATCAGGGCATGGTGCGTCTTTTGCTGGGTCGCGGGCCGGGGGGGTTCGGTATTGATGCCCGTGAGTGCCCCAAGGCCAGCTTGTACATCGTGGCCTATGCCCTGCATCCTCGACCTGAATCCGTTTATGAACAGGGGGTTACGGCCTCTCGTTGCTCCATGCCCGCCAAACGCGGCCTGATGGCCAAAATCAAAAGCGTCAATTATCTGCCCAACGTGCTGATGAAGCGGGAGGCCGTGCAGTCCGGCTGCGACTATTCCCTGTGTTTTGACGAGGAAGGCTTTCTGGCCGAAGGGGCCGTGGAAAACGTCTGCCTGGTGGACGCCCAGGGACGGTTGGTCGTCCCTGAGCTGAACAGTGCCCTGACCGGGACCACCTTGATGCGGGCCTTGGACGCGGTCAAAGATGAGATGCCGGTCATTTTTCGCCAGGTTGCCGAGGACGATGTCTACCTGGCCCGCGAGGTGATTCTTCTCGGCACGACCATCGATGCCCTGAGCGTGGTGCGCTTCAACAAGAAGCCCATTCACGATGTCCGGCCGGGTCCGGTGAGTCAAAGAATGCGTCAATTTCTCATCCAGGATCTACGGAACACCGGCATTGCAGTGTAG